Proteins encoded by one window of Verrucomicrobiia bacterium:
- a CDS encoding DUF1559 domain-containing protein, translating into MNRVASGASRRGFTLIELLVVVAIIAILASMLLPALGRAKATAQRIQCLNSMRQLGLALQMYVQDNDGYYPPRTRRERWPSRLYPYFNNLKLLVCPSDDMNPQTFGQGDNTAAQYPADAAPRSYIINGWNDYFKVNASNDWANYRAGTSTRVLSENAIKDPSQTIVFGEKEYDSGHYYMDYDMYDDILQLDQNKHMRTARSSQGGMSNYIWADYSARPLKFGQAFDPLNLWAITDLYRYAGMPPKQ; encoded by the coding sequence ATGAACCGCGTTGCCTCCGGCGCAAGCCGCCGGGGCTTTACCTTGATTGAACTTCTGGTGGTGGTGGCCATTATCGCCATCCTCGCCAGCATGCTGTTGCCCGCGCTGGGCCGCGCCAAGGCCACCGCCCAACGCATCCAGTGTCTGAACAGCATGCGCCAGCTTGGTCTGGCGTTGCAGATGTATGTGCAGGACAATGACGGCTATTATCCGCCCCGCACCCGCCGTGAGCGCTGGCCCAGTCGTTTGTACCCCTATTTCAACAATCTCAAGCTGCTGGTCTGCCCCAGCGATGATATGAATCCACAGACCTTTGGCCAGGGGGATAATACCGCGGCTCAATACCCGGCGGATGCCGCCCCACGCAGTTACATCATCAACGGCTGGAATGATTATTTCAAAGTCAATGCGTCCAACGACTGGGCCAATTACCGGGCCGGCACGTCCACCCGGGTGTTAAGCGAAAATGCCATCAAAGACCCCAGCCAGACCATCGTATTTGGGGAGAAAGAGTATGATTCCGGCCATTATTACATGGATTATGACATGTATGACGACATCCTGCAGCTTGATCAAAACAAGCACATGCGCACGGCGCGCAGCTCCCAAGGGGGGATGTCGAATTATATCTGGGCCGATTACAGCGCCCGGCCGTTGAAATTTGGCCAGGCGTTTGATCCATTAAATTTGTGGGCCATTACGGACCTGTACCGCTACGCCGGCATGCCGCCCAAGCAATGA
- a CDS encoding glycosyltransferase, whose translation MALTVAFLTHEPFYPPTGGGSSEAIYLVQELVRRGHRVRLFCPQVEEPEKVAREFRVHLEPFTRWRMGRYARLRNLKYLAFPWFLEQQVARSVQREPVQVILSQHTIASVAAGRLKKRLGICTVMNYLDFLTGFMEAWPPYVAPPFLLRRLEHFEVTLPRRYGADGVLAISDTMAEHLAQAGCPRERICPIYFGYDPAVFPLRPPDLVPPPEKPVVVMHGSFDQHHLGPIALEGMAELVRRRPEVVLRFVGRETPSLLGFVERLRNQVPHARVELTGFTPYHEVARHLHTASVGLVPYEETTGTHCAFVAKIVEYLGVGLPVVSTALRSISRYFADEPLARFVPFAGRPFAEAVLHQLQLPHDQQIEWGQRASARVQRELAWQVISRKAVNFVERVAGDGSNPRQP comes from the coding sequence ATGGCTTTGACCGTTGCCTTTCTTACCCACGAGCCCTTTTATCCCCCCACCGGGGGCGGCTCTTCCGAGGCCATTTATTTGGTGCAGGAGCTGGTGCGGCGCGGGCATCGGGTGCGCCTGTTTTGCCCGCAAGTGGAGGAGCCGGAGAAGGTGGCGCGGGAGTTTCGGGTGCATTTGGAGCCTTTTACCCGCTGGCGGATGGGCCGTTACGCACGCCTGCGTAATCTCAAGTACCTGGCCTTTCCGTGGTTTCTGGAGCAGCAGGTGGCCCGGAGTGTGCAGCGGGAGCCGGTGCAGGTCATTCTTTCCCAGCACACTATCGCTTCGGTGGCCGCCGGCAGGCTAAAAAAACGCCTGGGCATCTGCACCGTCATGAATTATCTGGATTTCTTGACGGGGTTCATGGAGGCCTGGCCGCCGTATGTGGCCCCCCCCTTTTTGCTGCGCCGCTTGGAGCATTTTGAAGTCACCCTGCCGCGGCGTTACGGGGCGGACGGAGTGCTGGCCATTAGTGACACCATGGCCGAGCATTTGGCCCAGGCAGGCTGTCCCAGGGAGCGCATTTGTCCCATCTACTTCGGCTACGATCCGGCCGTGTTTCCCTTGCGCCCGCCGGATCTGGTTCCGCCGCCAGAAAAGCCGGTGGTGGTGATGCATGGGTCCTTCGACCAGCATCATCTCGGCCCAATCGCGCTGGAGGGCATGGCCGAGCTCGTCCGTCGGCGACCGGAGGTGGTCCTTCGGTTTGTGGGACGTGAAACGCCAAGTTTGTTGGGTTTCGTGGAACGTTTGCGCAATCAAGTGCCCCACGCGCGGGTGGAACTGACCGGATTCACCCCCTATCACGAGGTCGCCCGGCATCTGCACACCGCCAGTGTGGGCTTGGTGCCCTACGAGGAAACCACCGGCACCCATTGCGCCTTTGTGGCCAAAATTGTCGAGTATCTGGGCGTGGGCCTGCCGGTGGTCAGCACCGCTCTCCGCAGCATCAGTCGTTATTTTGCTGATGAACCGCTGGCCCGTTTCGTGCCCTTCGCTGGCCGGCCCTTTGCCGAGGCTGTGTTGCATCAACTGCAACTGCCGCACGATCAGCAAATCGAATGGGGACAGCGCGCCAGTGCCCGGGTCCAACGCGAGCTGGCTTGGCAGGTAATCAGCCGAAAAGCCGTGAACTTTGTAGAGCGGGTTGCCGGGGATGGCTCCAACCCCCGCCAGCCGTAG
- a CDS encoding DUF4404 family protein, which translates to MIQDTIAKIEARLASTEQLPEEKRRELLELVSRLKEEVHSLSQTHADDARSIAQFAALSTHEATREDVKQPLLDTALNGLARSVQGFESSHPRLVDVVNRICTTLSNLGI; encoded by the coding sequence ATGATCCAAGATACCATTGCCAAAATCGAGGCCCGGCTGGCTTCGACGGAACAGTTGCCGGAGGAAAAGCGGCGGGAATTGCTGGAGCTGGTGAGCCGCCTCAAGGAGGAAGTGCATTCGTTGTCTCAAACGCATGCCGATGACGCCCGGAGCATCGCCCAGTTTGCCGCCCTCTCCACCCACGAAGCCACCCGTGAGGACGTGAAACAGCCCCTGCTGGACACGGCCCTCAACGGCCTGGCCCGTTCCGTGCAGGGATTTGAATCTTCGCATCCCCGGCTGGTGGACGTGGTCAACCGCATTTGCACCACCCTGTCGAATCTGGGCATTTAG